In Helicobacter mastomyrinus, the sequence TGTATTGTTTGTAGTTTTCTTTACCTTTTTGATAGCTGTCAATAAAAAATAAATAAACCCTACAATGCCCTTCTCCCTATATAGCTTTAATATGGGGGCATTAAGGCTTAGGCAAAATATAGATTCTTATTTTTATGTATTTTTTAAGATTAAAATCATTATACTTCGTGCTGGGTTTTACCCATATTAAAACAACAAATAAGGGAGAAATTATGGCTGTAAAGATTACAGATATTTGCATTGCTTGTGGTTCGTGCATTGATGAATGCCCTGTAAGTGCGATTGTCGATGATGATGATAATCCCACAGGTGAAAGCATTTATTATGTGTATGCAGACAAGTGTGTGGAGTGTGTAGGACATAATGAAGCACCTGCTTGTGCTAATGCTTGTCCTACTGATGGTTGTATCGTGTGGAGTGATTTAGGCAATCAAAATCGCTCAAATATCGGTGCAGATATGAGAGATGGCTCACACCCTGTTGTAGCCTAGTCTCATTAACTAAAGTGCTACATAATCTTGAT encodes:
- a CDS encoding DUF362 domain-containing protein, whose product is MAVKITDICIACGSCIDECPVSAIVDDDDNPTGESIYYVYADKCVECVGHNEAPACANACPTDGCIVWSDLGNQNRSNIGADMRDGSHPVVA